The sequence CTCAAGCAACATTCTAAATTCATCCATGCTTTCTGACAAAGCCTTCAAATTATTTTCACTCTCTTGGCTGTTTACTTTTAAGAGTACTATGTTATTTACTGTCATATAACCGGTAAACAATAACATAATTAAGAACCAAGCTATGTATTTTTGCTGAGTTTCATTCATAACGTAGTATCTCCGCGGGATCTTGTGCAGCTGCCTGTAATGCAGGAGCAATTGTCGCTAAAAACGATAAAAACAATGCAAGTGCAGAAATATTTATTACATCTTGAGGAATCAATATCACAGGTAAACTTGAAAAAAAGTATATCATAGGATCAAAAAGTTTAACATTAGTAATACTTTCCAAGAATACTCTAATATTTTCAATATTCAGAGAAAAAACGACACCTATAATGCAGCCAAAGCACGTTCCTGCAAAGCCGATTAATAGACCACAAATACAAAATATGCGCATAATGCTACCATTTGTTGCGCCAAATGTACGCATAATTGCAATTGCAGATTTCTTTTCTTGCACTATCATCATTAAATTCGAGATAATATTAAACGCTGCTACCACTATAATCAAAGTGAGAATTAAAAACATCACATTTCTTTCGGTTTTTAAAGCATTAAAATAGTGGCTTTGTTGCATTTCCCAGCTTTCAGCTTCCATTCCTGTTTCTTTTTCTATAATTTTTGCGAGTTTGCCGGATTTAGTAATATCATTCACAAATATTTCTATGTTTTTTATACTATCTTTATAATTAAAAAAGGCCTGTGCTGATTTTAGAGGCATATATATTAAGGTACTGTCATATTCAAACATACCCATATCAAATATTCCAACAATTTTATACTTTTTCATTCGCGGCATTTCGCCAAGCAGCGCATCAAACCCTTCAGGTGATATAAGCGTAATTTTGTCGCCATAGTCAATATTCAAATTTTCTGCTAAGCGTGCCCCTATTATTACCCCTTCATCAAAATTTTTCACATCACCTACAATAACATTGCTTGTAAGAGCAGTATTACTGAGTAGATCCTCAATTGCTACACCTCGAACTACGCTGCCAGCAATGTTGCCATTTGCTGAAATGATGATTTGATCGTGAGTCATGGGAGTGGCTTTTAATACGCCTGGAATTTTCTCAATGGATTGTGAAACTGCACCATAATCTGGATTTATATTTTTATCAAAATACACGTTGATGTGTCCATCAATACCAAGTATCGAATCAAGTAACTTTGCCCTAAACCCATTCATCACAGACATTACTACTATTAATGTTGCAACCCCAAGCGCAATGCCAATAATAGAAAATAACGTCATTATGGAACAAAATCTTATGTTTTTTGCCCGCAGATAACGAACAGCCATAGTAAGTTCAAATGCAATGGACATTAGTTATTTTTACTATAAATCAAGATTGATTATAAGATATCTTTAGAAAAGCACAAAGCTTTGCTTCATGCTTTTTCTGTTGAAGCGAGCTCCCTATTAAAGGGAGCTGCTATGAAAATCTAAGAATATCAGTAATTTAAGCGGGAAATGCAGCCAAAGGTTGTGACTTTCCATGCTTTTCATTTGCTATTTTATCCATTGCAGTATCTGGAACTTCTTGAGATTTATGATATGCTCCACCAATACACATTACTAATCCAATCGAAACACCAATGAAAATAGGAATAGGATTTAAAAGTGCTATAGTAAGAATACCGCTTACTAGCAATGTTGCACCACCAATAAGACAAATTCCTACCCCCTGCCTTTCCTGAATTTCTTTTATTATATTTTTATTATCTTTTTTAGCTAATTCTCGAGCTTGCTCATCGCCTATCAACAATATTTGCATCCAACCGCTTTGAAAAAGAGCAGGATCTTCCTTATATTGATTTAAAAGGCCATTAGCATGTTTGCTGTCTCCCTTTAAAACATCGAAGAATATGTCGTTTGCTATACTACTTGGGAATTTTTCAGATCCATTGTCACCATTAAGAGATGTATGCGGTTTGCCATCTTTACCTGAGTGACCAGAAACTTTAGCTTCATCTGGCTTTATTACGTTTTTTGGAGCTTCTATTATATTCCTTCTACCAGAAGAATTACCAGAATCTCCAGCTTTACCATGGTTGTGAGGAATGGCATTATTTTCCCTGCTGGCAGAAGGCTGTTGAACACCTTGCGCTTTTGCACGTTGATTTGGCAATTGATGTAAAGCTTGAAATTTGATAGCATTATTCACTGCGCTCTCACCTGGAATTGAAATCCCTAAGTCATCCATTTTTTGTTTAATTTTCTGAGCAAGCTCTGTATTGCCTTTTTTCTCAGCATAACTGAATGCCATATACTTTTCAGCTTTGCCACTTTCATCTTGCACTTCTAACTCTTCCATAAGAAGGTATATAAGAATAGCTTCGACTGCTTCATCTGAAGCAGTATTAACAGCTAAAATAGTATTAGCAGCATTTATATTACCACAGTCAATAGCATAAGTCAAAACCGTGTGAGTGTTGCCTTTATCATCATTGACTTTAAAATCTCTTAAAACATCTTGTATTCCATCTCTTTCTAATATGCTTACAATGCAGTTGTTACTTTTTATTGCATCTACTAGATCATTAAACAAGACATTTTTATCTATATTCCCTGCTTCACCATTACCAGAGCCTCCTACAACGACAGAAGGAGAGCCTTGACTGTCATTTTGATCTAATTTTTGATCGTAGAATGGCAATGCACGCAAGCCAGCTGCCCTTTCTTCCACTGTAGATCCATCACGTAATTCTTCCGTTTTTGTTTTGATTTTCTCAATCAAAGACTCAAAAGCTTTAATGAGATTATCGGTTTTCTCATCTTTATTTTGACCAGTATAGCGAATTTTTTTAGCTTGAGCATAATTCAATGCTAAAATCTCCTTTACACCATCTTTAAATAGTATCTTTGACTTTGTCTCAAGGAGTTTTTTAAGAGTATCATGATTTGCAGTTTCTAAAATAAACTTAGCAGCTTTTATATTATCATGGTCAATAGCATGAACAAGAAGTGTCCTATAAGTATTATCATTTCCAACTGGTATCGTCATTAAAGCTTCTTGTATATGTGGGTTTTTGCTATTAAGTATACCTCTAACATCATCGTTCCTTCCTTCGCTTATTGCATATGCTAGCGCATATTCTAGTTTCTCAAGCGTTAAATTATCATAGTTTTTCACACTTACTTCTTCATCATCACCAGAGCCTCCTCCAACAATAGGAGAACCTTGAATATCTAAGGAAGTCGCCTCTGCATCGCTTAGCATTATAATACTAGGAGAATTGGAGCCAGAGTCAGAAATGTCACTCCTTGCATCATCTCTTCCAAATGCTTCCTTTGTTGCTTTGATTTTCACAACCAAGGGGACAAATTTTTCAATGAGCTTGCTGTTCTTATCCGCATTTTTGCGAAGATTCTTTAATGTAATATCAGCATAATCCGACACTGAAAGATATCTCGGTACACCTTTAAGTTGTATCTCTAGTGTCATATTAAGGAGATTGTTAAGAGCATCCTGATTTTCGGTGCTTAAAATATCCTTGATAGCTTCTATAGCATAATAGCGAATAGCACAAGTCAAAAGCGTGTGAATCTCTTTTGTCCCATCGTCGTCATTTACTTCGAACAGCATACCAAAAGCCTTTTGTAAATGATCGCTTTTTAATATATCTTTAATGCCTTGACGATTGTATATTGCAGTTACTAATTGATCAAACAAACTCATATCTCCTACTCCATTTTAAAATAAATATAATGTAATTATTATATATTCTTATTAAGAAGTCAATTGTAAAAGTTAATGTCTTTTTTATCATCTGAGTATTTGGATTCACTTTTTTGTACTATGATTTTATGGTAAAGGCATAGGATCCAGTGAAAAAAAAGCCATGAATTCCATATGCTTTCTTTCATGTCAAACGAATTATTCGACTAAATTACGATTAAATGGTTGATTATTTGTATGGATATTTTTATTTTCCAAGCGGTTTGCCTGTTGTCACTTTTTGTTGCTAGTTTTATTGACTGATAAAGGTGAAGGAAGCAATAGTGGATGGGCTATTGCTTCTTTGTATAAAAAGCTAAAAATTAAAATGTTATTTCACCGGCAGGAGGAATATAGTTTTCCTCAAGCTCTGCTATTCTATCATCAAAATCAGTGCTTTTTGTATCTACATCTTGTGAGAGTTTATTAATGAGTTCATTAAATTCAGTGTTTTTTGTATCTACATCTTGTGTGAGTTTACTAATGAGTTCATTAAGTCCAGAATAATTAGTTCCTAATGTAGATTTTATTTCTCCATGGATTTTCTCAAGTTGTGGTATTAATTCTTCATTTATTTGACTTGCTATTTTAGCATTAAATGCTTCCATGTGCGTTAAGAGCGCTCCTGCTTTAAAAATTTCTTTCAAACCCAATTTTGTTGCATTATCTAATGATATCTTCCCTTCGTTCAGAAGTAATGTTTTATCTGCTTCATCTTCAATCATCTCGATGTTATTTTTTGCATTCTCTATTTCTCTCTTGGGAACCGGCACTGTGATTGCTGGTTTGGTAAATATTATTGATCTTGATGTGCCGTTCTCTCCTTGTAACTTGCTATCTGATGAAATTGATTCTTCGGTTTTACTATTGTGTGACAGCATAATGAATACCATAGTTGATAATATATTACTATTTTATCATAAAATATTTAATTTTCTATAAAGTATATATTATATTTAATTTTTGTATTAAAAGATAAAGAAGGATACTAAGGGTGTAACGTTTTGTCCTTCTTTAGTGTATATATTAAATTAGATAATTAGATAAAAGAGTACTCAGAGTTATTATCCTCTGCCATAGTACCTGTCATTGAAAAATAAGTCATCTCACCAGCAGGTCTTATCATATTATCGTTAATATAATTAACATTATCTATAATCAAATCAAGCTTTTCTTCGGATTGTGAACCACATTTTTTAAGCATGTTTAGCATATTTGTAACAGCTACAACAACTTTCGACTTCGTTTTATCTTCTAGCGAGTCAATATTTTTTAATACATAATCAATAGTATTCTCAAAGCTTGCTCGACCAGACTGAGAAGAATATTCAGCAATAACTGGAAGTTCGCTATTTATTGTATCTAGTTGGTTTACAATACTGTCAAGGCTTTTTGCTAAATGACACTTACTAAATTCTTCTTTCACCTCTGACAACACCTTTTCTATAAGAGGTTCTTCCTCCTGGAGTTCTCTCATACCCTTTTGAAGTTTTAACAATTTTTCCAATGCAGTTGTTTTCTCTTCCATTACTTCCTTGAGTTTCTTCTCCAAAGTCGCTTTCATTTCTTCTTTTTCTTCAATTAATTTATCTTTTACCTCTTTAAGCGCTTCGCCTTTTTCATAGCTTTCTAGTTTTGCACGTATCAATTCATTCGTAGCTAGTTTTGAAGGTAAATTACCATCTTTGGATTCTATAATATCAGCATTCTTTCTAATCAGTAGTTCAGCTATTTCTTGATAACCTTTTTTAGCTGCCCAGTGTAGCATTGTATATCCTTGCTTATCTATTGCATTAATATCAGCACCATTCTTAATAAGAAAATCAACCATTTTTACATCTTTAGCCCAGTGTAATGGTGTATACCCTTTGTTATCTATTGCATTAATATAAGTACCATGTTCAATCAGTGACTTTACTACTGCTTGATAACCATGCTCAACTGCCTGGTATATGTCAATATGTTGAATCAATAAATTTTCTATTTCCTTGCATTGTTTCTCAATTGCATATTGCAAAGGTATATAGCCACTATCATCTTTAGCATTAATATCAGCCCCCTTTTCTATTAGGAATTTAGCTACTTCTACACGACATTCTTTTGCTGCAGCATGTAGTGGTGTAAAATCATTGTGATCTTTAGCGTTAACATTAGCACCGTGCTTAATAAGAAGACCAGCTACTTCCTTATTGCCAGACAGGTGTAGTGGTGTATATCCACCTTTCCCTTTAATATTAACATCAGCATTATGAAGTGTCAATACGTCTACTATCTCTTTATTTCCTTGTGCAGATGCACAATGT is a genomic window of Wolbachia endosymbiont of Folsomia candida containing:
- a CDS encoding lipoprotein-releasing ABC transporter permease subunit, which encodes MSIAFELTMAVRYLRAKNIRFCSIMTLFSIIGIALGVATLIVVMSVMNGFRAKLLDSILGIDGHINVYFDKNINPDYGAVSQSIEKIPGVLKATPMTHDQIIISANGNIAGSVVRGVAIEDLLSNTALTSNVIVGDVKNFDEGVIIGARLAENLNIDYGDKITLISPEGFDALLGEMPRMKKYKIVGIFDMGMFEYDSTLIYMPLKSAQAFFNYKDSIKNIEIFVNDITKSGKLAKIIEKETGMEAESWEMQQSHYFNALKTERNVMFLILTLIIVVAAFNIISNLMMIVQEKKSAIAIMRTFGATNGSIMRIFCICGLLIGFAGTCFGCIIGVVFSLNIENIRVFLESITNVKLFDPMIYFFSSLPVILIPQDVINISALALFLSFLATIAPALQAAAQDPAEILRYE
- a CDS encoding ankyrin repeat domain-containing protein, whose product is MRYCPNYDMPIHTSYPSDYWGVRAAFFAGVRQGYDLSRFYENETFLYYKIGPNTDDGYGNQPLHWAQNIKTILFLIDKGADVNAIAKNSIAKTEYTALHCASAQGNKEIVDVLTLHNADVNIKGKGGYTPLHLSGNKEVAGLLIKHGANVNAKDHNDFTPLHAAAKECRVEVAKFLIEKGADINAKDDSGYIPLQYAIEKQCKEIENLLIQHIDIYQAVEHGYQAVVKSLIEHGTYINAIDNKGYTPLHWAKDVKMVDFLIKNGADINAIDKQGYTMLHWAAKKGYQEIAELLIRKNADIIESKDGNLPSKLATNELIRAKLESYEKGEALKEVKDKLIEEKEEMKATLEKKLKEVMEEKTTALEKLLKLQKGMRELQEEEPLIEKVLSEVKEEFSKCHLAKSLDSIVNQLDTINSELPVIAEYSSQSGRASFENTIDYVLKNIDSLEDKTKSKVVVAVTNMLNMLKKCGSQSEEKLDLIIDNVNYINDNMIRPAGEMTYFSMTGTMAEDNNSEYSFI